One Persicobacter psychrovividus DNA window includes the following coding sequences:
- a CDS encoding SDR family oxidoreductase, with translation MSKYLIVGASSGIGLASAKKLTANGHQVIGISRSENLFSHSNYDHFTADITEKNPPFPQLESLDGIIYCPGSINLKPFQSLKPQQFEEDFELNFLGAVKTLQHYYPLLRKSPEAAVILFSTVAVQRGMKYHSSIAAAKGAIEGLTRSLAAEWAPKIRVNALAPSLVKTSLAESLINTEDKEEQAANRHPMQQIGDPDDLAALCAYLLGPTAKWITGQVIGIDGGISSLG, from the coding sequence ATGAGCAAATATTTGATTGTCGGTGCAAGCAGCGGTATAGGGCTTGCATCGGCAAAAAAACTCACCGCCAACGGCCACCAAGTTATCGGCATCAGCCGTAGCGAAAACCTTTTCAGCCACTCGAATTATGATCACTTTACGGCTGATATTACCGAGAAAAACCCACCCTTCCCACAGCTGGAATCCCTGGATGGCATCATCTATTGCCCGGGCTCCATCAATCTGAAGCCTTTTCAGAGTTTAAAGCCTCAGCAATTTGAAGAGGATTTTGAACTTAACTTTTTAGGAGCAGTAAAGACCCTCCAACATTATTATCCGCTCCTGAGGAAATCACCCGAGGCGGCGGTCATCCTTTTCAGTACTGTTGCTGTGCAACGCGGCATGAAATACCACAGCTCCATTGCAGCGGCCAAAGGCGCTATCGAAGGGCTTACCCGCTCCCTTGCAGCCGAATGGGCTCCAAAAATTAGGGTCAATGCATTGGCTCCTTCACTGGTCAAAACTTCATTGGCAGAATCCCTGATCAATACGGAGGACAAAGAAGAGCAGGCCGCCAACCGCCACCCCATGCAACAAATCGGTGACCCCGATGATCTGGCGGCACTTTGCGCCTATTTACTCGGGCCTACTGCCAAATGGATCACCGGACAGGTTATCGGTATCGATGGGGGAATTTCCTCCCTCGGCTAA
- a CDS encoding nucleoside phosphorylase — protein sequence MNELDALANIDLKTREIKAEKKQLNFVRIGTSGALQEDLPVHSFLLSEKGMGFDGLLNFYANRAAVSDLQLEDAFTKHTDWDSKLTAPYVVPAAEELISKLKSDATRQGITISAPGFYGPQGRMLRLKTADPALNDKISAFEFEGQKITNYEMECSAIYGLSALLGHHAATVCLIIANRLRGEFGGDYKPHMKRLVKYVLDALTKN from the coding sequence GTGAATGAACTTGACGCCCTGGCGAATATCGACCTAAAAACTCGCGAGATTAAGGCTGAAAAAAAACAGCTGAATTTCGTGCGTATCGGTACTTCTGGCGCATTGCAGGAAGACCTCCCAGTGCATTCGTTTCTGCTTTCTGAAAAAGGAATGGGCTTTGATGGCCTGTTGAACTTTTATGCGAACCGTGCGGCAGTTTCTGACCTGCAACTCGAAGATGCTTTCACAAAACACACCGACTGGGACAGCAAACTTACAGCGCCTTATGTTGTGCCTGCCGCTGAGGAGCTGATCAGTAAACTCAAAAGCGATGCTACAAGACAGGGGATCACGATCTCGGCACCCGGTTTTTACGGACCACAGGGGCGCATGCTTCGCCTGAAAACGGCAGACCCTGCGCTTAACGACAAAATCAGTGCTTTTGAATTTGAGGGACAGAAGATCACCAACTACGAGATGGAATGTTCTGCCATTTATGGCTTATCGGCATTGCTTGGCCATCATGCTGCCACGGTATGCCTGATTATTGCCAACAGGCTGCGCGGGGAGTTTGGTGGCGATTATAAACCACACATGAAGCGACTGGTAAAATATGTGCTCGATGCACTGACCAAGAACTAA
- a CDS encoding acyl-[acyl-carrier-protein] thioesterase codes for MKEIEGIWQEAHRIQAHECDPFGFVRPIVIADILQEGASNHAIYRGFGFDDMLKEGKLWVLSRIEITFLELPKWRDCLKLKTWVKNYQRSFSHRDFEIYNASGECIIKATSLWVMIDHANRRPTTIGTVAEKMPAFPEKHGIERSPVRVKAVSTEKPYVFGVRYGEIDLNNHVNNTKYLQWAIDSLSEEVWQTHRLSSITANYLTETRLKDKVEVHTITEQEGEGLCVFTSLTNQNQGKNACQIETHWVPAHKEYASKSAAKA; via the coding sequence ATGAAAGAGATAGAAGGAATCTGGCAGGAGGCACATCGTATTCAGGCCCACGAATGTGACCCCTTTGGCTTTGTACGCCCGATTGTTATTGCTGATATTTTACAGGAAGGCGCCAGTAATCATGCCATTTACCGTGGCTTTGGCTTTGATGACATGCTGAAAGAAGGGAAACTATGGGTGTTGAGCCGCATAGAAATTACTTTTTTAGAGCTCCCAAAATGGCGGGACTGCCTGAAGCTTAAAACCTGGGTGAAAAATTATCAGCGTTCTTTCTCCCATCGGGATTTTGAAATTTACAATGCCTCAGGCGAGTGCATTATCAAGGCCACTTCTTTATGGGTAATGATTGACCATGCCAATCGCCGACCAACCACTATTGGTACTGTGGCGGAAAAAATGCCTGCCTTTCCTGAAAAGCACGGTATTGAACGATCGCCAGTACGGGTAAAGGCGGTCAGTACAGAAAAACCTTATGTTTTCGGTGTTCGCTATGGTGAAATCGATCTGAATAACCATGTCAACAACACCAAATACCTACAATGGGCCATTGACAGCCTCTCGGAGGAAGTTTGGCAAACCCACCGACTTAGTAGCATCACGGCAAACTATCTTACAGAAACACGACTCAAAGATAAGGTTGAAGTGCACACCATTACTGAACAGGAGGGCGAAGGGCTATGTGTATTTACAAGCCTGACCAACCAGAACCAAGGAAAAAATGCTTGCCAGATCGAGACCCATTGGGTACCTGCCCATAAGGAATATGCATCTAAAAGTGCGGCGAAGGCTTAA
- a CDS encoding prephenate dehydrogenase, with amino-acid sequence MKICVIGLGLLGGSFALGVRNTLDDVEIIGVDKNPEHSQKALELGIIDKIMTMEDAVPQATIAVIATPVNIIEYQLPFVLDLISPMGVVIDLGSTKGNICKAAEDHPKRARYVATHPIAGTENSGPESAFKGLFRNKTMIICDREKSDPIAYQFIKSIFKDLDMQVSYMDSVEHDKHIAYVSHLSHISSFALGATVLDMEKSEKSIFAMAGSGFSSTVRLAKSSPAMWAPIFEQNAENISEALGSYIEHLKSFKEIIDNKDMEKSTQVMNRVNDIRRVLKGIDIKS; translated from the coding sequence ATGAAAATATGTGTTATTGGATTGGGGCTTTTAGGAGGCTCCTTTGCACTCGGGGTACGCAACACCCTTGACGATGTAGAAATTATTGGGGTGGATAAAAACCCTGAGCATTCGCAAAAAGCCCTTGAACTGGGGATTATCGACAAGATCATGACCATGGAAGATGCCGTTCCGCAGGCTACCATCGCCGTGATCGCCACACCAGTGAATATCATTGAGTATCAGTTACCGTTTGTACTGGATTTGATCTCGCCTATGGGTGTGGTGATTGACCTTGGCTCTACCAAAGGAAACATCTGTAAAGCGGCCGAAGATCATCCCAAAAGAGCACGATATGTAGCGACACACCCGATCGCCGGTACCGAAAATTCCGGTCCTGAATCTGCTTTTAAGGGCTTGTTCCGAAACAAAACAATGATTATCTGCGACCGTGAGAAAAGCGACCCGATCGCCTACCAGTTTATCAAGAGCATTTTCAAGGACCTTGACATGCAGGTATCTTATATGGATTCGGTGGAACACGACAAGCACATTGCCTATGTTTCGCACCTCTCGCACATCAGTTCTTTCGCCCTTGGAGCGACGGTATTGGACATGGAAAAAAGCGAGAAGAGCATCTTTGCCATGGCAGGCTCGGGTTTCAGTTCTACTGTCCGGTTGGCCAAAAGTTCCCCGGCCATGTGGGCGCCGATCTTTGAGCAAAATGCCGAAAATATCTCCGAAGCGCTAGGAAGTTATATTGAACACCTGAAATCGTTCAAAGAAATTATCGACAATAAAGATATGGAAAAAAGCACGCAGGTGATGAACCGGGTGAATGACATCCGCCGGGTGCTTAAAGGTATTGATATTAAATCCTAA
- a CDS encoding ribonuclease HII: MEDTIKLAAQRTPDLIEAGCDEVGRGCLAGPVVAAAVILPKDYELPYLNDSKKLTAKRRDQLAEIIKRDALSWAIAEVDHQKIDEINILNASFLAMHKAVDQLKVRPELLLIDGNRFSPYMGIMHECVIKGDGKFMSIAAASILAKTYRDALMITLAEEYPFYAWEKNAGYPTKAHRAGILEHGPSPLHRRSFKLLADKK, translated from the coding sequence ATGGAAGATACGATAAAATTGGCGGCACAGCGCACACCCGATTTAATTGAGGCGGGTTGCGATGAAGTGGGGAGAGGTTGCCTGGCAGGGCCTGTGGTGGCTGCAGCGGTAATTTTGCCCAAAGATTATGAACTGCCATATTTGAATGACTCAAAAAAACTTACTGCCAAAAGGCGCGATCAGCTTGCTGAAATTATTAAAAGGGATGCCCTTTCGTGGGCAATAGCCGAGGTGGATCATCAAAAAATCGATGAGATCAATATTCTAAATGCCTCCTTTTTGGCCATGCACAAGGCGGTGGATCAGTTAAAAGTACGGCCAGAATTACTGTTGATTGACGGTAATCGCTTTTCACCTTATATGGGGATTATGCATGAGTGCGTGATTAAGGGTGATGGTAAATTTATGTCGATTGCCGCCGCCTCAATTTTAGCGAAAACTTACCGTGATGCGCTGATGATCACTTTGGCGGAGGAATATCCGTTTTATGCCTGGGAGAAAAACGCAGGCTACCCAACCAAAGCGCACAGGGCGGGGATTTTAGAACATGGGCCGAGCCCGCTTCACCGAAGGTCTTTCAAATTATTGGCGGATAAAAAATAA
- a CDS encoding NUDIX hydrolase, whose amino-acid sequence MKEMENPWKKLNSDTVHETPWIKIEQDQVITPSGKKDQYSKVHFQQKAVGALTIDQEGNIWLVGQYRYAIDQYSWEIPLGGAPAGEPALEAAKRELKEETGIVAKSWHPFLYLHPSVSSTDQEAEIFLAQEVTHGTTAPDETEVLEVKKVSLKTALQMIDNHQITEAISVAAIYKYALLKS is encoded by the coding sequence ATGAAAGAGATGGAGAACCCTTGGAAAAAACTCAACAGCGATACCGTGCATGAAACTCCGTGGATCAAAATTGAGCAGGACCAGGTCATTACCCCTTCAGGGAAAAAAGACCAGTACAGTAAAGTTCATTTTCAGCAAAAAGCAGTCGGCGCACTGACCATCGATCAGGAAGGGAACATCTGGCTCGTTGGCCAATACCGGTATGCCATCGATCAGTATTCCTGGGAAATCCCCTTGGGGGGTGCACCTGCTGGCGAACCAGCCCTTGAAGCTGCAAAACGGGAGCTGAAAGAAGAAACCGGCATTGTGGCAAAATCATGGCACCCTTTCCTGTACCTGCACCCTTCAGTATCCTCCACGGATCAGGAGGCGGAAATTTTCCTTGCTCAGGAGGTAACGCATGGCACAACGGCTCCGGATGAAACCGAAGTGCTGGAAGTAAAAAAAGTCAGCCTGAAAACCGCCCTTCAAATGATCGACAACCACCAGATCACCGAAGCTATTTCCGTGGCGGCCATTTATAAATATGCCCTACTGAAAAGCTAA
- a CDS encoding SLC13 family permease, giving the protein MLSEAAQPYFVIAATFLLFVFIYLNKIRASVGFLLTGLLFAVMGILHSKDLLIGFSNSSIASVVLLILITAGLRKNFNLAGMIDKLFPAQVSYKGFLARMMAKVAILSSIINNTPVVAIMTPYIISWGKRNKISPSKLLIPLSFATILGGMITQIGTSTTLVLQGFLESSDLPSIQPFDLFRIGGTVVIVGIAFFVLYGHRLLPDRQRAVADFRENIREFVVETHLSDRSKLVGKTILEAGLRNLKGVYLVEILRGDRVISPVEPEEIIQGGDSLFFAGDTSSIHDLVKSMEGLRLPKDKYQQENEAVRVIETVIAKTSPLIGRTVKTSGFRNRYDAAVVAIHRQGERLSGKIGNMTLLSGDLLLLYAGPNFTKNVNFFSDLHVVNQVEEFAKPSKQRSWALILTALISIGLAATGVYPLFLSLMVIFSVMAATKLISITDIKRTIDLDMLAILAFSLVLGRAMVVTKAGDLLAAGLLEVLQPIGPLAVLVGLFIITIVLTSFVTNVGAVSIAFPLALSISHQMGMDGTPLYLAIAYAASGAFLTPIGYQTNLMVFAPGGYTFSDFIKVGLPMTLIYMVVVITAICVLYHSCFF; this is encoded by the coding sequence ATGCTTTCAGAGGCAGCCCAACCTTATTTTGTCATCGCAGCTACCTTTTTGCTTTTCGTATTTATCTACCTGAACAAGATTCGTGCATCGGTGGGCTTTTTGCTGACGGGTTTACTTTTTGCAGTGATGGGGATTTTACACAGTAAAGATTTACTGATCGGCTTCTCGAATTCCTCCATCGCCTCGGTGGTTTTGTTGATTTTGATTACGGCAGGCTTGCGGAAAAACTTCAACCTCGCTGGGATGATCGATAAGCTTTTTCCTGCACAGGTGAGTTACAAAGGCTTTTTGGCGCGGATGATGGCCAAAGTGGCGATTCTTTCCTCGATCATCAATAATACGCCTGTGGTGGCGATCATGACCCCTTACATTATCAGCTGGGGAAAGCGTAATAAAATCAGCCCTTCCAAATTATTGATCCCTTTGTCTTTTGCCACAATTCTTGGCGGAATGATTACACAAATTGGTACCTCGACAACATTGGTGTTGCAGGGTTTTTTGGAGTCCTCCGATCTGCCGAGTATTCAGCCTTTCGACCTGTTCCGTATCGGTGGGACAGTCGTGATTGTCGGGATTGCTTTTTTTGTGCTTTATGGGCATCGCCTTTTGCCTGACCGCCAAAGAGCAGTAGCGGATTTCCGTGAAAATATTCGGGAGTTTGTGGTCGAAACTCATCTGTCTGACAGATCGAAACTGGTGGGCAAAACTATTCTGGAGGCAGGCTTGCGTAATTTGAAGGGGGTATACCTGGTGGAGATTCTTCGTGGCGACCGCGTGATTTCGCCCGTGGAACCTGAAGAGATTATTCAGGGGGGCGACAGCCTTTTCTTTGCTGGAGATACCAGCTCTATTCACGACCTTGTGAAATCAATGGAAGGTTTGCGCCTGCCGAAAGATAAATATCAGCAAGAAAATGAGGCCGTACGGGTGATTGAGACCGTGATTGCCAAAACGTCCCCACTCATCGGGCGGACGGTCAAGACCTCAGGCTTCCGGAACCGCTATGATGCCGCAGTGGTGGCAATTCACCGACAGGGCGAACGCCTCTCGGGGAAAATCGGTAATATGACCCTGCTCTCGGGAGATTTATTACTGCTGTATGCCGGGCCCAACTTTACGAAGAATGTCAATTTTTTCAGTGATTTGCATGTGGTGAATCAGGTGGAGGAGTTTGCCAAGCCAAGTAAGCAACGCAGCTGGGCACTTATCCTGACCGCCTTGATTTCTATCGGGCTTGCGGCTACGGGCGTGTACCCATTGTTCTTGTCGTTGATGGTCATCTTTTCAGTGATGGCAGCGACCAAGCTGATTTCAATTACAGATATAAAACGCACCATCGATCTGGATATGCTTGCTATTTTGGCCTTTTCACTGGTTTTGGGACGGGCGATGGTAGTTACGAAAGCCGGCGACCTGCTGGCCGCTGGCTTATTGGAGGTGCTGCAACCTATTGGGCCACTGGCCGTGCTTGTGGGTTTGTTTATCATCACGATTGTACTGACAAGCTTCGTGACCAATGTTGGGGCAGTATCCATTGCCTTTCCTTTGGCTTTGTCGATCTCCCACCAAATGGGGATGGACGGAACACCGCTTTATCTTGCGATTGCCTATGCGGCCTCGGGGGCATTCCTGACCCCGATTGGCTATCAGACCAACCTGATGGTCTTTGCCCCTGGCGGTTATACATTCAGTGATTTTATAAAGGTCGGTTTACCGATGACCCTCATTTATATGGTGGTTGTGATTACAGCGATCTGCGTGCTGTATCACTCCTGTTTTTTTTAG
- a CDS encoding pyridoxal phosphate-dependent aminotransferase: MIIPKAERLNSVKEYYFSVKLQEVRELIAQGKEVINIGIGNPDQRPSSATLEALTNAVNQNDAHGYQPYRGIAPLRSAMANWYKRTYDVSLQPDTEILPLMGSKEGITHISLAFLNPGDEVLVPELGYPAYRSVTEMIGAKSVNFPMVESTWEPDFAALEQMDLSKVKIMWVNYPNMPTGKQASLGLFERLVAFAQKHQILLCHDNPYSLILPQQKPISILSVAGAKEVAIELNSMSKSHNMAGWRIGWINGDQAYLNEIIKVKSNVDSGMFRPLQEAATAALSNSEAWHQAQNEVYAQRKKLMTQVLDKLQCTYDNEQVGMFLWAKIPDQIQEVEKLVDRLLYDYSIFLSPGFIFGEKGQRYIRVSLCTPESKIQEVIDRLADFKI, from the coding sequence ATGATTATTCCAAAAGCCGAGCGGCTAAATAGTGTTAAGGAATACTATTTTTCTGTCAAATTACAGGAAGTTCGCGAACTTATTGCCCAAGGAAAAGAGGTCATCAATATTGGTATCGGTAACCCTGACCAACGACCTTCAAGTGCCACTTTAGAAGCATTAACCAATGCTGTCAATCAAAATGATGCACACGGTTATCAGCCTTATCGCGGTATCGCTCCCTTACGCTCTGCCATGGCCAATTGGTATAAACGCACTTATGATGTAAGCCTGCAGCCGGACACCGAAATTCTCCCACTGATGGGCTCAAAAGAGGGAATTACACACATTTCTTTGGCTTTCTTAAATCCAGGAGATGAGGTTTTAGTGCCTGAACTCGGCTACCCTGCTTACCGGTCGGTCACCGAAATGATCGGTGCCAAGAGCGTCAATTTCCCAATGGTGGAATCTACCTGGGAGCCTGATTTTGCCGCATTGGAGCAAATGGACCTTTCGAAAGTAAAAATCATGTGGGTCAATTACCCCAACATGCCAACAGGCAAGCAAGCTTCTTTGGGATTGTTTGAGCGGTTGGTCGCTTTTGCCCAAAAGCATCAGATTTTACTTTGCCATGACAACCCCTATTCATTGATTCTTCCGCAGCAAAAACCGATCAGTATTTTGTCGGTGGCAGGAGCCAAAGAAGTCGCTATTGAGTTGAATTCAATGAGTAAGTCGCACAATATGGCCGGCTGGCGTATTGGCTGGATCAATGGCGATCAGGCCTATTTGAATGAGATCATCAAGGTAAAAAGCAATGTTGATTCCGGTATGTTCCGACCACTTCAGGAGGCGGCCACTGCGGCGCTCAGCAATTCCGAGGCGTGGCATCAAGCACAAAATGAGGTTTATGCGCAAAGGAAAAAGCTGATGACGCAGGTACTCGACAAGCTACAGTGCACCTACGACAACGAGCAGGTGGGCATGTTTCTTTGGGCAAAAATCCCCGACCAAATTCAGGAAGTGGAGAAACTCGTCGATCGCCTGCTGTATGATTACAGTATCTTTTTAAGCCCTGGCTTTATTTTCGGAGAGAAAGGCCAACGGTACATCCGGGTGTCGCTTTGTACGCCTGAAAGCAAAATTCAGGAAGTCATTGACCGCCTTGCGGATTTTAAAATTTAA